Genomic segment of Paenibacillus sp. FSL R5-0623:
ATAGTCGAAGTTGAATCCTCCACCAAGCTGATTGTCTTCCCTGCTGTATCCCGATTCGGTAGCCGCCGGGATATCAAGGTTTCCATTACCAGCCTGATTTGTGGAAGTTCCGGTATAGTTACGCCAAGCTGTGTATGGGTCCGTCAAGGTGGGTGGAATCTCCGGCATATTGACGCTGGCTACAATAATCAAAGAAAAGATAATGGCAATATTGGCCAGGACTTTATAAGGATAACGGATGATTCGTTTCCAACCTTGTGGATACTGTAGCTGATAGTTACGGAAATGCTGACATACGAGCCATCCCATCCCCGCAAACATCACCCACGCGATTTCAATCCAGAGTGGAATCTGAGTGAAAGAATCGAGAATCCCCATCGAAATGATGTTAACACCCAGAAAAACAAGAATGCGACGTGTTGTGGTCACGAGTCGAAGCGCAGCCTCAAGCATCACCCATGCACACAGGGAGAACCAGATGTACGGCGTCATGTGTAATATGAATTGTTCCGCTCGGTCCGTTAAAGAGCCATAAGGGATGTACACCGTATAATCAATTAGCGTTTTATGCAAAATGTAACCAACAACGACCGCCTTGATGATCGCCCGATACATCGTTTTGAAGGGCAGAATGACCTCCAGCACACTGACCGCTGCAAGTGTCCATAACACCAGAGAAGTGGTCTCCGTGTACCACGATTCCTGCGTAAATGAAATCCACTGCATTCCAATCAGGAAAATCCAGAGCAACGACGCTGCATGATACCAGGATCGCTTGCCTGCAATACTTTCATTTCCTTTTGTACTCATACAGAACCTCCCCCCATCACCGTTGGAAGCTCCTGCAAGTGAGAAACAGTGAATGACCTCGTGCCTCTTCCACTCAACATGGCATTCCACTCGGCACTCCGGCGGGATTCACTGGTATCGATCAGAATATGACATGGAGTCATGCCCCGCGTATCGGCCCAGCGCAACAGTTCCATTATTTTTTCATCCTTCTGAGGAGAAATCACGACAAAGTAGGCCCCCTGAGGCAGTTGACGTGCGATTCTTTCCACGCCGGGCAACAGATGGGTATCCTGACCGTTATATTGAATATCCACCAGATGATGCATCATCTTCTGTCGTTCCATCAGACTTTCACTGGGGGCCATGAAGGATGTCTGTTCTGACAATGTCAACAGCCCCATCCCCATTCGTTCCCTGACACCATACTCCAGCAGAGAGGCAGCCGTGGAAACAGCAATTTCGAAAGCATCCCCATGTTCATAACTTGATGCCAGCGCATCCAGAACCAGAATGGTTTTGGGCACAGACTCATGTTCAAACTCCTTGGACTTCCAGTTCCCTGTCTTTGCCGTTGCATTCCAGTGAATGCGGGAAAGTCGATCTCCGTATACGTAGTCACGTACACCATTGATCTGAGTAGTCTCTCTCCGTGAACGGGTTAACGCCGTCTGAGGACCGGATAACCGTGATTTGCGGTCGTAGAGCTGCCAATATGGAATAAATACCGTTCTTGGCAGTACGCGAAACTCACCTTTGGCCTTAAACTTTCCTCGATGTTCAATCAGTCCAAATATGTCCTCGCTGGCACATTCCGTTTCCGAAAAAACATACTTTCCCCGCTCAAGTGGCGGTGTCTGAAAAGACAACTCGCCATTACCTCGCATATTGGGAATCAAACTTTCCTTGAACGACCACGATTCTCCGTTATGCCGATGCAGCATTTCACGTACAACAACATAGGGAAGCGGGAGGAATCCCGGAATCGTCAGACTCAGCTGTACTTGAACCTGGTCACCCGCATGCAGCAATTCTTCGTGGTCTGGACCAGAAGATAACCTACGAACTCCTTGAGCACGTCTTACCCCGCTAAATCCAGCAATGGCAAGATACACACAGAGCAGGGTCACCATCGACAGCAACATAAGGGATGTCTTCCCGCCCTGAAACAAAACATAAGCCAGACAGCACATCCACACCATTGCGATGCTCCATACGCGTGGGTGGCGTAACCCTCTATTGACTGTTCTAAAAAGCGGCTTCATGAACTATTGCCCCATGGAGACGGGCACGCGTACTTGCTGGAGTACGGCTTTCAAAACGGCCTCGGAACTCATACTGTCCAGTCTCGATTCGGGACGAAGCACTATACGATGAGAGATCACATAAGGGGCCATCGTTTTCACATCATCCGGAAGCACATAATCACGTTCCTGCAAGAAAGCAAAGGCTTTTACGGCCATCATGAACGATATGGCTGCCCGTGGGCTGGCACCCAGCAATACAGATGGGTGGGAGCGGGTTTGGCGAACAACATCCAACAAATAGTCCATAACCGGATCACCGATAAAGACCTCTTTAATCTCCTGCTGGATTGCCGAAATCTGGTCCATATGAGTCACGGATTCAAGACGATCTACAGGCTGACCGAGCTGATGCTGTTTCAATAGAATTTTCTCAATTTCCTTATCGGGATAACCTAGACTTATTTTTAACATAAACCGGTCGAGTTGTGCTTCCGGCAACGTATACGTACCTTCAAAATCAATCGGATTCTGAGTTGCACAGAGCATGAATGGATGTGGCAGATCATACGTATCACCATCAACGGTTACACTGCGCTCCTCCATAACCTCAAGCAGAGCTGATTGGGTTTTTGTTGTGGCCCGGTTAATCTCATCAGCCAGCAAAATGTTGGTCATCACAGGACCTGGCCGGAAATAAAAACGCTCATCCTTCGGATGAAACACAGATACGCCCGTAATATCACTAGGTAAAATATCAGGATTACATTGAATGCGTCGGTACTCACCACGCATGGATTTCGATAATGCCTTGATTAATTGCGTTTTGCCAGTTCCCGGTACGTCTTCAATCAGAACGTGCCCACCTGCAAGCAAAGCTGTAAGTAAAAGTTGAATTTCAAAGGATTTCCCCATAATACAGGATTCCAGATTTGAACGAACTGCGGATATGATTTGGATCGACTCTTTGCGCACAGGCATGTGGTCTAACCTCCTAAAAAAGCATACAGATTTCCTTTTATTGTACATGATCCAGAGTCACGAGTACACTCGAAGGAACTCACAATTTGTTTCCAGCCCGTCAGATTCACCGCAGTTCTCGCATGAATACGACAAAAAAGGCCCGGATAGAAGTTATCCGAAGCCTTTGTTGAGTCGCAATATGTTAAGTAGATTTCTCATTCTATGTTAGCCTTTTGGTTTAACCACCAATGCCGCGAGAAAAGAAAAGATGATCGCTGACGAAATCCCCGCCGCAGTCAGATCGAAAATCCCTGTAATCACACCCAGCCATCCCTCTTTTTCCAGCTCCGTCAATGCCCCGTGCACCAAGGAATTACCGAAACTTGTGATGGGGATGGTTGCACCCGCACCTGCAAATTTAACCAGGGGGTCGTACACGCCAAATGCATCCGCAAGCGCACCTGTCACAACAAGTGTACTCATGGTATGAGCTGGCGTAAGTTTAACCCCATCCATTAGAAGCTGTCCGATAACACAGATTAAACCGCCAACAATAAATGCCCACAAGAACTGCATTACCTTCATCCCTCCTTTTCTATGGCTACGGCATGAGCAATACAGGGAATACTTTCACCCTGTTGGTATGAAATCGGAGATAACAGTGCCCCCGTAGCAACGACGAGCACCCGTTTAAGATCACCCTTCTGCATCCGGTTCAAAATGTGACCATAGGTGACGGTGGCAGAACATCCGCAGCCACTTCCCCCGGCAACAACATAAGGCTGCTTCTCCCGATCATAGATCATCAGGCCGCAGTCATTAAAAACCGTCTGTTCCATGGGAATGCCTTCTTTTTGCAAAAGCTCTTTCGTAATTGGCAGACCAACGGAAGCCAGATCCCCGGTCACAATGAGATCATAATAGCCGGGTTCCAATCCCGTATCTCTGAAATGAGAGATGATGGTGTCGGCTGCTGCTGGCGCCATGGCTGAACCCATGTTAAAGGGATCTTTGATGCCCAAGTCCATAATGCGTCCAATCGTGGCTTTGGTAACAACGGGACCATCACCAGTACGGGAGACCACACCACACCCTGATCCTGTGACGGTATATTGCGCATAAGGGGGCTTTTGGGAACCATACTCCGTCGGATACCGAAATTGTTTTTCCACCGTACAGTTGTGGCTCACCGTTCCTGCAAGGACATAATCTCCAGCTCCGGAGTCAACTATCATGGACGCTAACGCTAACGTTTCCATGGAAGTAGAACAGGCTCCAAAGACACCCAGGTAAGGCACACCTAGTTTTCGCGCTGAAAAGGAACTGCTGATAATCTGATTCATCAGATCTCCACCCACAAAAAATTGAAGCTCTTCCTTGGTGATATTTGCATTAACCAAAGCCAGCTGAGAGGCCTGTTCGAGCAGTTTGCGTTCTCCCTTTTCCCACGTTTTCTCGCCGATCTCTAGATTGTCATAGACATAATCGAAATCAGATGACAGTGGACCCTCGCCTTCTTCTGGTCCTACAACTGCGGCTTTACCGATGATCCGCGGACGATTCTCAAACTGCCATGTCTGGCGACCCAATCGTTTCACAGGTGCCCACCTCCAAATCCCAAAAAGGCGTAAACGATCCCTACGAGAAATGCTGCCACGACACCAAACACGATAACGGAACCAGCAAGTTTAAACATGTTGGCCCCTACACCGAGCACCAGTCCTTCAGCACGATGTTCCAGTGCAGCAGAACACATGGAATTGGCAAAGCCGGTAACCGGCACAGCAGTTCCTGCTCCTGCCCATTGAGCCATTTTATCGTAAACCCCGAGGCACGTTAGAATAACCGATATGAGAATCATGACCGCCACCGTAGGACTGGAAGCTTCCTTCGATGTCATGTCGAAACCGGCCATAAAAGCCTCTTGAATGGCCTGTCCAATCAAACAGACGGTACCCCCAACCAGAAATGCTTTGAGGCAATTTTTCAGGATTGGACGAGGCGGCTCATGTTTTTTTGCGACTTTTTTGTACTCCTTTTCATCCATGGACAGGGACGATGATTTTTTTTCGCTTCCGGATGCAGATTGAGCTGGCAAGATACAAGACCTCCTCTATGTGAAATGGTTCAAAGCTACGGCTGAATGCCAATGTGTGTAATCCTATATTCATTGTTTGTTAATAATCGGAAGGTTATGTATCCGGCGACAGACAGCATATGTTTCCAACAAGATCATGTTGTGGAAGCAGGATGCGAATACGCCGGTTCTGAGGACTTTTAGATACGTTCTATAAATAAAGAAGAACAATCACGAGCAAGATAAAAAGAACGATAAACAGTACTTTTTCCGTGCCCTCTTCTGGAGGCTTCATTGTATATTTAGCTCCTTCCTGTAAACAGACAAACAAATATTGAATAAAAAGAACATCAAAAATGATGACATCTTCTCCGTATATTCATATTCATTGAAGTGTCATCAGGACTACGACTAAAGCGGATAGAATCATGAAACTTGGACACGGTAAGCGCCCAAAACATGCCTTAAATACGTGACATAAACATGGACAATCACTTGCGCAAGGTTCATACTGTAATGTGACCAGTGGTTAAATAACAACAGGCGGGTAGCCGTTCTACTGTGACCTGAAATACATACCAACAGAGGAGTTGTTGACACATGAATGAAAAAACGATGGATATGTTTCGTACGTTGACGGAATTTCCTTCCGCATCCGGTTTTGAACGTGAGCTTCGCGGCTGGATGAAAGGTAAGCTTTCCGCTTATACCGATGAGTTCGTCCAGGATCGCCTGGGGAGTCTATTTGGAGTATTACGCGGGGAGGAATCCGGTCCCAAAGTTATGGTAGCCGGACACTTTGACGAAGTAGGTTTCATGACTACGGGCATTACGGAAACAGGCATGATCAAATTCCGCCCACTGGGTGGATGGTGGAGTCAGGCTGTACTGTCTCAACGATTGGAAATCATCACACCTGATCGTCGGATTACCGGAGTGGTAGGTTCTACACCTACACACTTGCTGGATGAGTCGCAGCGGAACAAACCTGTGGATCTGAACACCATGTATCTCGACATTGGGGCTGACAACCGTGCGGAAGCAGAATCTTGGGGCATTCACCCAGGTATGCAGATTGTACCGATCTGTGAATTCACACCTATGGCCAATCCTAAGAAAATTATGGCTAAAGCGTGGGATAATCGTTACGGCGTAGGACTTGCACTTGAACTGGTTGAAGCGCTTCACAAGGAAAAACTGCCTAACACACTCTATGCTGGTGCAACGGTTCAGGAAGAACTGGGGCTTCGCGGTGCACGTACGGCGGCCAACTTGATTCAGCCTGATATCTTCTTTGCACTTGACTGTAGCGCGGCGAATGATATGACAGGTGACAAACAGTCCTTTGGACATATCGGAGAAGGCGCATTGCTTCGTATTTTTGACCCGGGTATGTTCACCCATCGCGGAATGGTGGAATATGTTCAAGATACGGCTTCATCCAATCAGATCAAAATGCAGTATTTCATCTCACCAGGTGGTACCGATGCAGGTCAAGTTCACCTGAGTGGCATTGGTGTACCATCAACAGTTATTGGTATCTGCGCACGTTATATCCATACCTCATCTTCCATCATTCATACGGATGACTACGATGCGGCCAAAGAACTGATCGTGAAACTGGTTAAAGGTCTGGATCGGACAACGATGACTACCATTATTAATAACGCGTAGTTCGGTTAAACGGAAAATCCTTAAATATGATGTACCTGAAAGAGATGTCCCGTCAGACCGGGATGTCTCTTTTTTGGGTTTAATCAACTAGATTAATAGGTCGAACATTATGGAGAATGCACACATAAGATATACGATAATGGAAGATCAATAACCAAACACCAACCAGTGGGGGACCTGTTATGGCAGTGGGAAGGAACGGAAAATCAAATAAAGGTTCTAACAAAAAACCAAACGCTGCTAATACCCTCCTTAATGGAAGCCTCAAGGGGAAAAATCTCGAACTGATTGTAGCAGCGCTATTGGTGAGCGGAAAGTTAAGAGTGGATGCAGTTACGTTGTTTCGTGAGGCTACATTGGTAGTAGAATTGGTTGGTCAATATAAAACTCTTCAAAAGGTCACACCCTCCAATTCAGACAAACTGGTACAATTCCTGGATGAAACTGGCGGCGATATGACGCTTAATGATGTTATACAGG
This window contains:
- a CDS encoding DUF58 domain-containing protein, whose amino-acid sequence is MVWMCCLAYVLFQGGKTSLMLLSMVTLLCVYLAIAGFSGVRRAQGVRRLSSGPDHEELLHAGDQVQVQLSLTIPGFLPLPYVVVREMLHRHNGESWSFKESLIPNMRGNGELSFQTPPLERGKYVFSETECASEDIFGLIEHRGKFKAKGEFRVLPRTVFIPYWQLYDRKSRLSGPQTALTRSRRETTQINGVRDYVYGDRLSRIHWNATAKTGNWKSKEFEHESVPKTILVLDALASSYEHGDAFEIAVSTAASLLEYGVRERMGMGLLTLSEQTSFMAPSESLMERQKMMHHLVDIQYNGQDTHLLPGVERIARQLPQGAYFVVISPQKDEKIMELLRWADTRGMTPCHILIDTSESRRSAEWNAMLSGRGTRSFTVSHLQELPTVMGGGSV
- a CDS encoding MoxR family ATPase yields the protein MPVRKESIQIISAVRSNLESCIMGKSFEIQLLLTALLAGGHVLIEDVPGTGKTQLIKALSKSMRGEYRRIQCNPDILPSDITGVSVFHPKDERFYFRPGPVMTNILLADEINRATTKTQSALLEVMEERSVTVDGDTYDLPHPFMLCATQNPIDFEGTYTLPEAQLDRFMLKISLGYPDKEIEKILLKQHQLGQPVDRLESVTHMDQISAIQQEIKEVFIGDPVMDYLLDVVRQTRSHPSVLLGASPRAAISFMMAVKAFAFLQERDYVLPDDVKTMAPYVISHRIVLRPESRLDSMSSEAVLKAVLQQVRVPVSMGQ
- the spoVAE gene encoding stage V sporulation protein AE, whose protein sequence is MQFLWAFIVGGLICVIGQLLMDGVKLTPAHTMSTLVVTGALADAFGVYDPLVKFAGAGATIPITSFGNSLVHGALTELEKEGWLGVITGIFDLTAAGISSAIIFSFLAALVVKPKG
- the spoVAD gene encoding stage V sporulation protein AD, with amino-acid sequence MKRLGRQTWQFENRPRIIGKAAVVGPEEGEGPLSSDFDYVYDNLEIGEKTWEKGERKLLEQASQLALVNANITKEELQFFVGGDLMNQIISSSFSARKLGVPYLGVFGACSTSMETLALASMIVDSGAGDYVLAGTVSHNCTVEKQFRYPTEYGSQKPPYAQYTVTGSGCGVVSRTGDGPVVTKATIGRIMDLGIKDPFNMGSAMAPAAADTIISHFRDTGLEPGYYDLIVTGDLASVGLPITKELLQKEGIPMEQTVFNDCGLMIYDREKQPYVVAGGSGCGCSATVTYGHILNRMQKGDLKRVLVVATGALLSPISYQQGESIPCIAHAVAIEKEG
- the spoVAC gene encoding stage V sporulation protein AC yields the protein MDEKEYKKVAKKHEPPRPILKNCLKAFLVGGTVCLIGQAIQEAFMAGFDMTSKEASSPTVAVMILISVILTCLGVYDKMAQWAGAGTAVPVTGFANSMCSAALEHRAEGLVLGVGANMFKLAGSVIVFGVVAAFLVGIVYAFLGFGGGHL
- a CDS encoding M42 family metallopeptidase, whose translation is MNEKTMDMFRTLTEFPSASGFERELRGWMKGKLSAYTDEFVQDRLGSLFGVLRGEESGPKVMVAGHFDEVGFMTTGITETGMIKFRPLGGWWSQAVLSQRLEIITPDRRITGVVGSTPTHLLDESQRNKPVDLNTMYLDIGADNRAEAESWGIHPGMQIVPICEFTPMANPKKIMAKAWDNRYGVGLALELVEALHKEKLPNTLYAGATVQEELGLRGARTAANLIQPDIFFALDCSAANDMTGDKQSFGHIGEGALLRIFDPGMFTHRGMVEYVQDTASSNQIKMQYFISPGGTDAGQVHLSGIGVPSTVIGICARYIHTSSSIIHTDDYDAAKELIVKLVKGLDRTTMTTIINNA